From the genome of Alosa alosa isolate M-15738 ecotype Scorff River chromosome 18, AALO_Geno_1.1, whole genome shotgun sequence, one region includes:
- the LOC125311663 gene encoding transmembrane protein 229B-like: METGTRSWKRVGARLASRDRGDTEAPASESSGGRQASPQQPLSPLVRLYIYALHGLLCEVAFTAAWDCCLTRDPRLPGHTSLWALPIYGLAVFFVEELSLRLKRKSCPLVARLALYTVLTYAWEFSWGFVLRLLGACPWDYSQFQYNFLGLVTLEYAIPWALAALMAETLVVHYTLRLRLQS, translated from the exons ATGGAGACTGGAACTCGATCATGGAAAAGAGTGGGCGCCAGGCTGGCAT CAAGGGACAGAGGAGACACAGAAGCACCTGCTTCTGAGTCATCCGGCGGCCGCCAGGCATCCCCACAGCAACCTCTGTCTCCACTGGTGCGGCTCTACATCTATGCCCTCCACGGCCTGCTCTGCGAGGTGGCCTTCACTGCCGCCTGGGACTGCTGCCTCACCCGCGACCCCCGCCTGCCCGGGCACACCAGCCTCTGGGCACTGCCCATCTACGGCTTGGCCGTCTTCTTCGTGGAGGAGCTGAGCTTGCGGCTGAAGCGCAAGAGTTGCCCCCTGGTGGCTCGGCTGGCCCTCTACACGGTCCTCACCTACGCGTGGGAGTTCAGCTGGGGCTTCGTGCTCCGACTGCTGGGCGCGTGCCCGTGGGACTACTCCCAGTTCCAGTACAACTTCCTGGGCCTGGTCACGCTGGAGTATGCCATTCCCTGGGCCCTGGCAGCGCTGATGGCCGAGACGCTCGTGGTCCACTACACATTAAGGTTACGCCTGCAGAGCTGA
- the LOC125311662 gene encoding hydroxycarboxylic acid receptor 2-like, with amino-acid sequence MELNTSTPTAKFHCNHSSQTLVTSVLPPVMIIEVAVGLPCNLVALWIFWFRMMGWRANVIFLFNLVLADFLLLVSMPFRINYLLYNEDWGFGGAGCRANLFMLAVNRSASIGFMTAVAADRYFKVVHPHHRINRASPRQAWVVVALTWMLVVALRLPLLATKLEKVGNGGRMLCRSFDSYAKPPPSIVLHNAVFTLEFLLPLLLLIVFSARITCILHQRNMDRERKVRRAIRTVVVIVVVFVVCFGPGVFTGLLAVLYSKVWPEDCHSYQLVTQLFSLSIGFTYLNSTLDPVIYCFSSSMFRNALKGSINRLGFVNLQLSRRGSMTSDS; translated from the coding sequence atGGAGCTCAACACCTCCACCCCAACAGCCAAGTTCCACTGCAACCATTCCTCACAGACTCTGGTGACCTCTGTGCTGCCCCCGGTGATGATCATAGAGGTGGCGGTGGGCTTGCCTTGCAACCTGGTGGCTCTATGGATCTTCTGGTTCCGCATGATGGGCTGGCGAGCCAACGTCATCTTCCTCTTCAACCTGGTGCTCGCCGACTTCCTGCTGCTGGTCAGCATGCCCTTCCGCATCAACTACCTGCTGTACAACGAGGATTGGGGGTTCGGTGGAGCCGGATGCCGCGCCAACCTCTTCATGTTGGCGGTCAACCGCTCGGCCAGCATCGGCTTCATGACGGCCGTGGCGGCAGATCGCTATTTCAAGGTGGTCCACCCGCACCACCGGATCAACCGGGCGAGCCCGCGGCAGGCCTGGGTGGTGGTGGCCCTGACCTGGATGCTGGTGGTGGCCCTGCGGCTGCCCCTCCTGGCCACGAAGCTGGAGAAGGTGGGCAACGGCGGCCGCATGCTCTGCCGCAGCTTCGACTCCTACGCCAAGCCGCCGCCGAGCATCGTGCTGCACAACGCCGTCTTCACGCTGGAGttcctgctgccgctgctgctcctCATCGTCTTCTCGGCGCGCATCACCTGCATCCTCCACCAGCGCAACATGGACCGCGAGCGCAAGGTGCGCCGCGCCATCCGCACCGTGGTGGTCATTGTGGTGGTGTTCGTCGTCTGCTTCGGCCCCGGCGTGTTCACCGGCCTGCTGGCCGTCCTCTACAGCAAGGTCTGGCCCGAGGACTGCCACAGCTACCAGCTGGTCACCCAGCTCTTCAGCCTCTCCATCGGCTTCACCTACCTGAACAGCACCTTGGACCCCGTCATCTACTGCTTCTCCAGCTCCATGTTCAGGAACGCGCTCAAGGGCTCCATCAACCGGCTGGGCTTCGTCAATCTGCAGCTCAGCCGAAGAGGCAGCATGACCAGCGACAGCTAA